From Sediminibacterium sp. TEGAF015, a single genomic window includes:
- a CDS encoding MBL fold metallo-hydrolase, whose product MKSSALKVQFLGTGTSTGIPMIGCTCPVCSSDNPKDNRLRTSIMVQSEHTNLVIDTTPDFRYQMLRTHTKQLNAVLFTHPHKDHIAGLDDIRAFNFFSGTAMNVYANALTEEAIRRDFYYAFSDKKYPGTPEIQLHTIGEDSFFINDIKIEPIQVMHHRMPVLGFRIGDFTYITDANYIEQSELEKIKGSKVLVLNALRKEKHLSHFTLQEALDIANMLKIPEVYFTHISHQLGLHDEISQELPSHVQLAFDGLIISL is encoded by the coding sequence GTGAAATCGAGTGCATTAAAGGTTCAGTTTTTAGGTACAGGTACCAGCACAGGTATTCCAATGATTGGATGCACTTGCCCCGTATGCAGCTCTGATAATCCAAAAGACAATAGATTGCGAACCAGTATTATGGTTCAATCTGAGCACACGAATCTGGTTATAGATACCACCCCCGACTTTCGTTATCAGATGCTGAGAACTCATACAAAGCAGCTGAATGCCGTGCTTTTCACCCATCCGCATAAAGACCATATTGCCGGTCTTGACGATATCAGGGCCTTCAATTTTTTTTCAGGAACTGCCATGAATGTGTATGCGAATGCATTAACGGAAGAAGCCATCCGAAGGGATTTTTATTATGCATTTTCTGACAAAAAATATCCAGGTACTCCTGAAATACAGTTGCATACGATTGGAGAAGATTCTTTTTTTATCAATGACATAAAAATAGAGCCCATACAGGTAATGCATCATCGGATGCCTGTGCTGGGTTTCCGAATAGGAGATTTTACCTATATCACAGACGCCAATTATATTGAGCAGTCTGAATTGGAAAAAATTAAGGGATCAAAAGTATTGGTATTGAACGCACTGAGAAAGGAAAAACATTTGTCTCATTTCACTTTGCAGGAAGCACTTGATATTGCCAATATGCTGAAAATACCAGAAGTGTATTTTACCCATATTAGTCACCAGTTGGGTTTACATGACGAAATCAGTCAGGAACTTCCTTCGCATGTACAGCTTGCTTTTGATGGATTAATAATCAGTTTGTAA
- the porX gene encoding T9SS response regulator signal transducer PorX → MAIAQILWVDDEIESLQSQKIFLEAKGYAVHTLTNGYDAIEYIQHNVVDVVLMDESMPGLTGLETLTRMKQIQQRLPIVLITKNETENLMDEAIGSQIADYLIKPVNPNQVLLSLKKIIDNKRLVAEKTTVSYQQQFTELFMALSGNPDYTEWMDLYKKLVFWELEMEKSDSPEMREVLLNQKKEANAAFGKYITRHYEEWVSHIAADSPVMSHQLFQFKVLPHIEEQVPLFFILIDNLRYDQWKAIEPVFAESFRILEEDSFYSILPTATQYCRNAIFAGLLPVEIEKKFPDLWKNDEEEGGKNLHEKEFLEAQLKRLKKDQLKISYHKILNHQDGQQLVNNMHNLMGNQLNVIVYNFVDMLSHARTEMEVLKELASDEASYRSLTKSWFEHSPLLQALKKVADKKIKIILATDHGSVRVKSPIKVIGDKMTTTNLRYKHGRNLNYDDKEVLAFRDPAKIGLPVPTLNSSFIFAREDSYLCYPNNYNHYVNYFKNSFQHGGISLEEMIVPLIKMESKG, encoded by the coding sequence ATGGCTATTGCACAGATTTTATGGGTAGACGACGAAATTGAAAGTCTTCAGTCTCAGAAAATATTTCTAGAGGCAAAGGGGTATGCAGTTCATACCTTAACAAATGGGTACGACGCAATTGAGTACATTCAGCACAATGTAGTTGATGTGGTGCTAATGGATGAATCGATGCCGGGATTAACCGGTTTGGAAACCTTGACTCGAATGAAGCAGATTCAGCAACGCCTGCCCATTGTACTGATTACCAAAAATGAAACAGAAAACCTGATGGATGAAGCCATCGGAAGTCAGATTGCAGATTATTTAATTAAGCCTGTAAATCCGAATCAGGTATTATTGAGTTTAAAAAAAATCATTGATAATAAGCGACTGGTTGCAGAAAAAACAACAGTTTCCTACCAGCAGCAGTTTACAGAATTGTTTATGGCTTTGTCTGGAAATCCTGATTATACTGAATGGATGGATTTATATAAAAAGCTGGTATTCTGGGAACTGGAAATGGAGAAAAGCGATAGTCCGGAAATGAGGGAAGTTCTGCTAAATCAAAAAAAGGAAGCCAACGCCGCTTTTGGTAAATACATAACCAGGCATTACGAAGAATGGGTTAGCCATATCGCTGCAGATTCACCTGTAATGAGCCATCAGCTTTTTCAATTTAAAGTGCTGCCTCATATTGAAGAGCAGGTTCCCTTGTTCTTTATTTTAATTGATAATCTTCGTTATGATCAGTGGAAAGCAATAGAACCCGTATTTGCTGAGAGTTTCCGGATTCTAGAAGAAGATAGTTTTTACTCCATTCTTCCCACTGCTACCCAGTATTGTCGCAACGCCATTTTTGCCGGTTTATTACCTGTTGAAATAGAGAAAAAATTCCCTGATTTGTGGAAGAATGACGAAGAGGAAGGAGGTAAAAATCTTCATGAAAAAGAGTTTCTGGAAGCACAGTTAAAACGATTGAAGAAAGATCAGCTTAAAATCAGTTATCATAAAATACTGAACCATCAGGATGGACAACAACTCGTAAACAATATGCACAATCTGATGGGGAATCAGCTAAATGTTATTGTTTACAATTTCGTTGATATGCTGAGTCATGCCAGAACAGAAATGGAAGTGCTGAAAGAGTTGGCCAGTGATGAAGCAAGTTACCGGAGTTTAACCAAAAGCTGGTTTGAACATAGTCCGCTTCTTCAGGCATTAAAGAAAGTAGCGGATAAAAAAATTAAAATAATTCTCGCAACCGATCATGGAAGTGTAAGGGTGAAGTCGCCTATAAAAGTTATAGGGGATAAAATGACAACGACCAATCTAAGGTATAAGCATGGAAGGAATCTAAATTACGACGATAAAGAAGTACTGGCTTTCAGAGATCCTGCTAAAATTGGTCTGCCTGTTCCAACCCTCAATTCCTCCTTCATTTTTGCGAGGGAAGACAGTTATTTATGCTACCCCAACAATTATAACCATTATGTAAATTATTTTAAGAATAGTTTTCAGCATGGAGGAATCAGTTTAGAAGAAATGATCGTTCCGCTGATTAAAATGGAGTCTAAAGGCTAA
- a CDS encoding HD domain-containing protein, translated as MDKAKRKIINDPVYGFITINHPLIFSIIGHPFYQRLRRIQQMAMAQLVYPGAVHTRLHHSLGAYHLMCNVINELRNKDIEITREEEIAAKAAILLHDIGHGPFSHALEHELVKGVHHEDLSLQIMQLMNNEFNGQLSLAIDIFTNQYHKPFLHQLISGQLDVDRMDYLSRDSFFSGVSEGVIGYDRILKMLTVHHGQLMIEEKGIYSVEKFLVARRQMYWQVYLHKTVLSAEKMLVKIIQRVRDIYPNHRESLATGSEIDYFLGEFSLPMTKASIERFCLMDDFDVISAIKKWSRHSDKVLSLLCSRMLNREIYKTSIQSTPFEETFITDKLTQTMKKFGVNKEEAAYLCFTGIASNTTYQSKEEKINILYKDGNVKDITEVDNSMIQQNLSSPVKKFYICLLN; from the coding sequence ATGGACAAAGCGAAGCGTAAGATTATCAACGATCCGGTTTATGGTTTTATCACCATCAATCATCCTTTAATATTTTCTATCATCGGGCATCCTTTTTATCAGCGTCTAAGAAGAATTCAGCAAATGGCTATGGCACAACTGGTATATCCGGGTGCCGTACACACAAGACTGCATCACTCCCTAGGTGCTTATCACCTTATGTGTAATGTGATTAATGAACTGAGAAATAAGGATATTGAAATTACAAGAGAGGAGGAAATTGCTGCGAAAGCTGCTATTTTACTGCACGATATAGGACATGGACCTTTTTCTCATGCACTAGAGCACGAATTGGTGAAGGGCGTTCATCACGAAGATCTTTCGCTTCAGATTATGCAGTTGATGAACAATGAGTTTAACGGGCAACTTTCTTTGGCCATTGATATATTTACCAACCAATACCATAAACCCTTTCTGCATCAGCTAATCAGTGGTCAACTGGATGTAGACAGAATGGATTATTTAAGTCGTGACAGTTTTTTCTCTGGTGTGAGTGAGGGCGTTATTGGATATGACCGGATTTTGAAAATGCTGACCGTGCACCATGGCCAGCTAATGATTGAAGAGAAAGGCATTTACAGCGTGGAAAAATTTCTGGTAGCCAGGCGGCAAATGTATTGGCAGGTGTATCTGCATAAAACCGTTTTATCTGCTGAAAAAATGCTGGTGAAAATTATTCAAAGAGTAAGGGACATATATCCTAATCATAGGGAAAGTCTAGCAACCGGTTCTGAGATTGATTATTTCTTAGGAGAATTTTCCTTGCCAATGACCAAAGCCTCTATCGAGCGTTTTTGCCTGATGGATGACTTTGATGTGATTAGTGCAATCAAAAAATGGAGCAGACATTCAGACAAAGTACTATCCTTGCTTTGCTCACGAATGCTCAATCGTGAAATTTATAAAACCAGTATTCAATCAACTCCATTTGAAGAAACGTTTATCACGGATAAGCTAACCCAAACCATGAAAAAATTTGGAGTAAATAAAGAGGAGGCGGCCTATCTCTGCTTTACTGGAATTGCCTCCAATACAACTTATCAAAGCAAGGAAGAAAAAATTAATATTCTTTATAAAGACGGCAATGTAAAAGACATTACAGAGGTGGATAATTCCATGATACAGCAGAATTTGTCTTCCCCTGTAAAAAAATTTTACATTTGTCTGTTAAACTAA
- the lpxD gene encoding UDP-3-O-(3-hydroxymyristoyl)glucosamine N-acyltransferase gives MQFTAAQVGMLINGKVEGDASVTVQSFGKIEEAKASQISFLANPKYEDFLYSTAASIVIVNDSLQLKKPVEATLIRVSDAYSAFAVLMTKYQEMAASQLSGIQEPSHIAKSAQLGSNVFIGAFAYVGENVKIGNNTKIHPGVYLGNQVIIGDNVTLYPGVKIYEGCLVGNQVVIHAGSVIGSDGFGFAPQSDGTFQKVPQLGNVVIEDYVEIGANSTIDRATMGSTLIRKGVKIDNLVQIAHNVEVGNNTVIAAQTGISGSSKVGKYVMMGGQTGVAGHLSIADGTKIGGKSGVTKTIKEPNKSVNGNPAFDYTSSLRIQAATRNLPEMEKRIKALEKMVAELVSEKLKS, from the coding sequence ATGCAGTTCACCGCAGCACAAGTTGGCATGCTGATTAATGGAAAAGTGGAAGGAGATGCCAGTGTAACCGTTCAGTCTTTTGGAAAAATTGAAGAAGCAAAAGCTTCTCAGATATCTTTTTTGGCCAACCCCAAATACGAAGATTTCTTGTATTCAACAGCAGCATCCATTGTGATTGTGAACGATTCATTACAATTGAAAAAACCAGTTGAAGCCACCCTGATAAGAGTTTCCGATGCTTACTCCGCCTTTGCGGTTTTGATGACCAAATATCAGGAAATGGCAGCCAGTCAGCTTAGCGGTATTCAGGAACCGAGTCATATTGCCAAATCTGCTCAATTGGGCAGCAATGTCTTTATCGGTGCTTTTGCCTATGTGGGCGAAAATGTGAAAATTGGGAACAATACCAAAATTCATCCCGGTGTTTATCTGGGAAACCAGGTGATAATTGGAGACAATGTAACCCTATATCCCGGCGTCAAAATATATGAAGGTTGTTTGGTAGGCAACCAGGTCGTTATACATGCTGGCTCTGTTATTGGAAGTGATGGATTTGGTTTTGCCCCCCAGTCTGATGGAACATTTCAGAAAGTACCCCAGTTAGGTAATGTAGTCATTGAAGATTATGTGGAAATTGGAGCCAATAGCACCATCGATAGAGCTACTATGGGTTCAACCCTAATCCGCAAAGGAGTAAAAATTGACAACCTGGTGCAGATTGCCCACAATGTGGAAGTTGGAAACAACACCGTAATTGCCGCTCAAACCGGTATTAGCGGCAGCAGCAAAGTAGGGAAATATGTAATGATGGGAGGGCAAACAGGAGTAGCAGGGCATTTAAGCATTGCTGACGGAACCAAAATTGGAGGCAAAAGCGGCGTTACCAAAACCATCAAGGAACCGAATAAATCAGTTAATGGCAACCCTGCATTTGATTATACCAGCTCCCTCAGGATTCAGGCTGCAACCAGAAATTTGCCTGAAATGGAAAAACGGATAAAAGCCCTTGAAAAAATGGTAGCAGAATTGGTTTCTGAGAAGCTAAAGTCCTAA
- a CDS encoding bifunctional UDP-3-O-[3-hydroxymyristoyl] N-acetylglucosamine deacetylase/3-hydroxyacyl-ACP dehydratase, producing the protein MDINFNPEKQHTLTQSIQISGTGLHTGVLVDMILKPANPGFGIQFQRTDLPNKPVIKADCDLVTDTSRGTTLQIGDAKVSTVEHILAALVGMGVDNVLIEVNGPEIPIMDGSSAPFIDLIEKTGVLEQDAAKIWYSLDENIYHYDDSKRVEMVALPAMDYQITTLIDFNSPVLGTQHAGLKSIRDFKSEIAPCRTFCFLHELEMLLDNDLIKGGDINNAIVVVDKPISDAEMSRLAKIFKKDEIAVKSEGYLNNLELRFPNEPARHKLLDVVGDLALIGYPIKARIIANRPGHSSNVEFAKKIKQYIKKNKHVKGVPTYDPTIPPVYTLEQIEKTLPHRHPFLFVDKIIELTDTYIVGIKNVTFNEWFFPGHFPGNPVMPGVLQIEALAQTGGILCINSMPEGKYDTYFLKIDNCKFKQMVRPGDTMVLKLEFTGPIRRGICEMRGTVYVGGKVATEADLVAQVVRRADN; encoded by the coding sequence ATGGATATCAATTTTAATCCCGAGAAACAGCATACGCTTACACAGTCTATACAAATCAGTGGAACTGGCTTGCATACAGGTGTGCTAGTAGACATGATTTTAAAACCTGCAAACCCCGGATTTGGCATTCAGTTTCAGCGTACTGATCTTCCCAATAAACCTGTTATTAAAGCCGACTGTGACCTGGTAACCGATACGAGCAGGGGAACCACGCTGCAAATTGGTGATGCCAAAGTCAGCACTGTTGAACATATTCTAGCTGCTTTGGTTGGAATGGGTGTAGACAATGTATTGATAGAAGTAAACGGTCCAGAGATTCCCATTATGGATGGTTCTTCTGCCCCTTTTATAGACCTGATTGAAAAAACAGGAGTGCTGGAGCAGGATGCTGCCAAAATCTGGTACAGCCTGGATGAAAATATTTATCATTACGACGATAGTAAACGAGTGGAAATGGTGGCATTGCCAGCCATGGATTATCAAATAACAACACTGATAGATTTCAATAGTCCTGTTTTAGGGACTCAGCATGCTGGCCTTAAATCTATCAGGGATTTTAAATCGGAAATAGCCCCTTGCAGAACATTCTGTTTTCTACACGAGCTGGAAATGTTACTGGATAATGATCTTATTAAAGGAGGCGATATCAATAACGCCATCGTGGTGGTAGATAAACCCATCTCAGATGCAGAAATGAGCAGACTTGCCAAGATTTTCAAAAAAGATGAGATTGCTGTTAAAAGTGAAGGCTATCTGAACAACCTTGAACTGCGCTTTCCCAATGAACCTGCCAGACATAAATTGCTGGATGTTGTTGGTGATCTTGCCTTGATAGGTTACCCTATTAAAGCAAGAATCATCGCCAACAGACCTGGTCATAGTTCTAATGTGGAATTTGCTAAAAAAATCAAACAGTATATTAAGAAGAATAAGCACGTAAAAGGGGTGCCTACGTATGATCCAACCATTCCTCCAGTTTATACTTTAGAGCAGATTGAAAAGACCCTTCCACATCGTCATCCGTTCTTATTTGTAGACAAGATCATAGAATTAACAGATACCTATATCGTAGGGATTAAAAACGTTACGTTTAACGAATGGTTCTTTCCGGGCCATTTCCCCGGAAATCCGGTAATGCCGGGCGTATTGCAAATAGAAGCACTAGCACAAACCGGCGGTATTCTTTGTATCAATTCTATGCCTGAAGGAAAATACGATACCTACTTCCTGAAAATTGACAATTGCAAATTCAAACAAATGGTTCGTCCGGGCGATACCATGGTATTGAAACTGGAATTCACAGGCCCAATCCGCAGGGGAATATGTGAAATGAGAGGTACCGTATATGTTGGCGGAAAAGTAGCCACAGAAGCAGATCTGGTTGCACAAGTAGTCAGAAGAGCAGACAACTAA
- the lpxA gene encoding acyl-ACP--UDP-N-acetylglucosamine O-acyltransferase — MTHPYTYIDPNARIAPNVKIDPFTVIHGDVQIGEGTWIGSNVTIMDGTRIGKNCRVFPGAVLGAIPQDLKFVGEKTTVEIGDHTTIREFVTINRGTEDRGKTVLGNHCLIMAYSHIAHDCIIGSHVIMSNSVQVAGHVTIGDWAVVGGVSAVHQFVNIGQHTFIAGGSLVSKDVPPYIKAVRNPLSYGGVNSIGLKRRGFPLEQINHILDVYRTIYNKGLNTTQALEYIEEELPATDERDEIVTFIRESGRGIIKRFTKGANDEE, encoded by the coding sequence ATGACGCATCCATATACCTATATTGATCCCAATGCCAGAATTGCACCGAATGTGAAAATTGATCCATTCACGGTGATTCACGGGGACGTTCAAATTGGAGAAGGCACCTGGATTGGGAGCAATGTTACTATCATGGATGGAACCCGCATCGGAAAAAATTGCAGGGTATTTCCGGGTGCTGTATTGGGTGCCATACCACAGGATTTGAAATTTGTCGGAGAAAAAACAACAGTTGAAATAGGTGATCATACCACCATACGTGAGTTTGTAACCATTAACAGAGGAACAGAAGACCGGGGGAAAACCGTTCTTGGGAATCATTGCTTAATAATGGCTTACAGTCATATTGCTCATGACTGTATTATAGGCAGTCATGTTATCATGAGCAACAGTGTTCAGGTAGCTGGACACGTTACCATTGGTGACTGGGCAGTAGTTGGAGGTGTAAGTGCCGTTCACCAATTTGTGAATATTGGACAGCACACATTTATTGCCGGAGGAAGTTTGGTAAGTAAAGACGTGCCCCCCTATATTAAAGCCGTTAGAAATCCGTTGAGTTATGGTGGGGTAAACAGCATTGGACTCAAAAGAAGAGGATTCCCATTAGAGCAAATCAACCATATCCTAGATGTATACCGCACCATTTACAATAAGGGATTAAATACAACACAGGCATTGGAATACATAGAAGAAGAACTCCCGGCCACAGATGAGAGAGATGAAATTGTTACTTTCATCAGAGAGAGTGGAAGAGGTATCATCAAGCGTTTTACCAAGGGAGCCAATGACGAAGAATAA